In a genomic window of Limisphaera ngatamarikiensis:
- a CDS encoding tagaturonate epimerase family protein: protein METRTALAKYSIGVGDRFAHEAPAQLAACQKTLQAGVEVVPVWNKSHREHQIIGSQPDSVRAAAQAAVRAAGWDRPWHVDADHVRREILDPYLGCCDYFTLDVAEVIGQPAPPARVEAFLQRHPELLGRLDLPELVEPIQTDAATLGRAAQHYLKAVDEAAAAYRAIAAAKGPGTFITEVSMDETDHPQSPLELLVILAALADAGVPVQTIAPRFVGRFNKGVDYVGDLRAFEQQLLDFLAVIRFARQHYNLPPSLKLSVHSGSDKFSLYPILHRTLRRTGEGLHVKTAGTTWLEELLGLIESGGAGLDLARDLYTEALEHLDELCAPYATVIDIDRRRLPPADEVRRWSPERFAAALRHDPNHPQFNPHLRQLFHVGYKLAARRGRQFLRLLEQAHDHIATLVTHNLYERHLRPIFLGNGKF, encoded by the coding sequence ATGGAAACCAGGACCGCTCTGGCCAAATACTCAATCGGCGTGGGTGACCGGTTCGCCCACGAGGCGCCGGCGCAATTGGCCGCCTGCCAAAAAACCTTGCAGGCCGGCGTCGAAGTCGTCCCCGTCTGGAACAAATCCCATCGGGAACACCAAATCATCGGTTCCCAACCCGACAGCGTCCGCGCCGCCGCCCAGGCCGCCGTCCGCGCCGCCGGTTGGGACCGACCCTGGCACGTGGACGCCGACCACGTCCGCCGCGAAATCCTGGACCCCTACCTCGGCTGTTGCGATTACTTCACCCTGGACGTCGCCGAGGTCATCGGCCAGCCCGCACCCCCCGCGCGCGTGGAAGCCTTCCTGCAACGCCATCCCGAACTGCTCGGCCGGCTGGACCTGCCCGAACTGGTTGAGCCCATCCAGACCGACGCCGCCACCCTCGGCCGCGCCGCCCAACACTACCTGAAAGCCGTGGACGAAGCCGCCGCGGCGTACCGGGCCATCGCCGCGGCAAAAGGCCCCGGCACCTTCATCACCGAGGTTTCCATGGACGAAACGGATCACCCACAATCTCCCCTGGAACTGTTGGTGATCCTCGCCGCCCTGGCCGACGCGGGTGTGCCCGTCCAAACCATCGCGCCCCGGTTCGTCGGCCGCTTCAACAAGGGCGTGGATTACGTCGGCGATCTCCGGGCGTTCGAGCAACAATTGCTGGATTTCCTGGCCGTCATCCGCTTCGCACGCCAACACTACAACCTGCCGCCCAGCCTCAAACTCAGTGTCCACTCCGGCAGCGACAAGTTCTCCCTCTACCCCATCCTGCACCGCACCCTCCGCCGCACCGGCGAGGGCCTTCACGTCAAAACCGCAGGCACCACATGGCTGGAAGAACTGCTCGGCCTCATCGAATCCGGCGGGGCCGGTCTCGACCTGGCCCGCGACCTCTACACCGAGGCTCTCGAGCACCTCGACGAACTCTGCGCACCCTACGCCACCGTCATCGACATCGACCGCCGCCGGTTGCCGCCGGCCGATGAGGTCCGCCGCTGGAGCCCCGAACGGTTCGCCGCCGCCCTCCGCCATGACCCCAACCACCCGCAGTTCAACCCCCACCTCCGCCAGTTGTTCCATGTCGGCTACAAACTGGCCGCCCGGCGCGGCCGGCAGTTCCTCCGGCTGCTCGAGCAGGCCCACGACCACATCGCAACCCTGGTCACACACAACCTTTACGAACGCCACCTCCGCCCGATATTTCTGGGCAACGGCAAATTCTGA
- the gnd gene encoding decarboxylating NADP(+)-dependent phosphogluconate dehydrogenase has translation MEPKADIAVIGLAVMGQNLILNMNDHGFTVVAYNRTTSKVDEFLANEAKGTRVLGAHSLQEMAALLKKPRRVMLMVKAGPPVDEFIEQLLGVLEPGDIIIDGGNSNFEDTIRRTRYVESKGLLYIGTGVSGGEEGARHGPSIMPGGSPAAWPHVKPIFQAIAAKVTDPTTGKTEPCCDWVGENGAGHYVKMVHNGIEYGDMQLIAEAYHMMKDGLGMSPDEMSRVFGEWNEAELKSYLIEITRDILAFKDEDGQPLVDKILDTAGQKGTGKWTVMSSAELGIPVTLIAEAVYARCVSAFKDQRLQAAKVFPPPNPRFEGDRAQWLQDLRRALYASKIVSYAQGFMLMRAAAQQYGWHLNYGSIALLWRGGCIIRSVFLGEIKKAFDNNPNLENLLLDPFFANAVREAVPSWRRVVATAALHGIPVPAFSTALAFFDGIRSERLPANLIQAQRDYFGAHTYERVDRPRGQFFHTNWTGHGGRVASGSYTV, from the coding sequence ATGGAACCCAAAGCTGACATCGCAGTCATCGGCCTGGCCGTCATGGGCCAGAACCTCATCCTCAACATGAACGACCACGGCTTCACCGTCGTGGCCTACAACCGCACCACCTCCAAGGTGGACGAATTCCTCGCCAACGAAGCCAAAGGAACCCGCGTCCTGGGCGCCCATTCCCTCCAGGAAATGGCCGCCCTCCTCAAAAAACCCCGCCGGGTCATGCTCATGGTCAAAGCCGGACCGCCCGTGGACGAGTTCATCGAACAACTCCTCGGCGTGCTCGAACCCGGCGACATCATCATCGACGGCGGCAACTCCAATTTCGAAGACACCATCCGCCGTACCCGATACGTCGAAAGCAAGGGCCTCCTCTACATCGGCACCGGCGTCAGCGGCGGCGAGGAGGGTGCCCGCCACGGACCCTCCATCATGCCCGGCGGCAGCCCCGCCGCCTGGCCCCACGTCAAACCCATCTTCCAGGCCATCGCCGCCAAGGTCACCGACCCCACCACCGGCAAAACCGAACCCTGCTGCGATTGGGTCGGCGAAAACGGCGCCGGCCATTACGTCAAAATGGTCCACAACGGCATCGAATACGGCGACATGCAACTCATCGCCGAGGCCTACCACATGATGAAAGACGGCCTCGGCATGTCGCCCGACGAAATGAGCCGCGTCTTCGGCGAGTGGAACGAGGCCGAGCTCAAGTCCTACCTCATCGAAATCACCCGCGACATCCTCGCCTTCAAGGACGAGGACGGTCAGCCCCTGGTCGACAAAATCCTCGACACCGCCGGCCAGAAAGGCACCGGCAAGTGGACCGTGATGTCCTCGGCCGAACTCGGCATCCCGGTCACCCTCATCGCCGAAGCCGTCTACGCCCGCTGTGTGTCGGCCTTCAAAGACCAGCGACTGCAGGCCGCCAAGGTCTTCCCGCCACCCAACCCGCGTTTCGAAGGGGACCGGGCCCAGTGGCTGCAGGACCTCCGCCGGGCCCTCTACGCGTCCAAAATCGTCAGTTACGCCCAGGGCTTCATGCTGATGCGCGCCGCCGCCCAACAGTACGGCTGGCACCTCAACTACGGCAGCATCGCCCTGCTCTGGCGCGGCGGATGCATCATCCGGAGCGTCTTCCTCGGCGAAATCAAGAAGGCCTTCGACAACAACCCCAACCTCGAAAACCTGTTGCTCGACCCCTTCTTCGCCAACGCCGTCCGGGAGGCCGTGCCGTCATGGCGTCGCGTGGTGGCCACCGCAGCCCTCCACGGCATCCCCGTGCCGGCCTTCAGCACGGCCCTGGCGTTCTTCGACGGCATCCGCAGCGAACGACTGCCGGCCAACCTGATCCAGGCCCAACGCGATTACTTCGGTGCCCACACCTACGAACGCGTCGACCGTCCCCGGGGCCAGTTCTTCCACACCAACTGGAC
- a CDS encoding glycosyl hydrolase family 28 protein, with protein MQARVIIRGMGLGMGLVLAGVWMGCQQPGVMPSGTESARPWREAAAIVSRVQPPRFPNRTFSITDYGAVADGRTDATEAIRRAIEACAAAGGGRVLVPPGEYLTGPIHLRSGVNLHVAEGAVLRFKTDPDAYLPLVLTRWEGMDCYNYSPLIYAHGQVNVAVTGRGVLDGQAGDDNWWAWKGPGRNRPAQGPNQVAARNRLVAQVAAGVPVEQRRYGPGCYLRPNFIQFYRCRNVWIEGVRIRRSPMWNIHPVLCTNVLVRGVEVISHGPNNDGCNPESCWDVVIEDCVFDTGDDCIAIKSGRNEDGRRLGIPSGNIVVRRCLMRDGHGGVVMGSEISGGCRNVFVEDCRMDSPKLDRVLRFKSNAVRGGVIENVWMRNVRVGRVADAVLQIDFLYEEGAKGPYRPAVRHVRMENVEVEQAARVLDIRTFEGAEIRDVRLVRCRVRGVTRPDRVDGGDVQLVDCEVERAR; from the coding sequence GTGCAAGCGCGAGTGATCATTCGAGGGATGGGCCTCGGGATGGGGCTGGTTCTGGCCGGGGTATGGATGGGGTGTCAACAGCCTGGGGTGATGCCGTCGGGGACGGAATCGGCCCGGCCGTGGCGGGAGGCGGCGGCCATTGTGAGCCGTGTGCAGCCGCCGCGGTTTCCAAACCGCACGTTTTCGATCACGGATTACGGGGCGGTGGCGGATGGTCGGACGGACGCCACGGAGGCCATCCGGCGGGCCATTGAGGCGTGTGCGGCGGCGGGTGGCGGCCGGGTGTTGGTGCCGCCGGGCGAGTATTTGACGGGCCCGATTCACTTGCGCAGCGGGGTGAACCTGCATGTGGCGGAGGGGGCGGTATTGCGGTTCAAGACCGATCCGGATGCGTATTTACCGTTGGTGCTGACGCGGTGGGAGGGGATGGACTGCTACAATTACTCGCCGCTGATTTACGCCCACGGCCAGGTGAACGTGGCGGTGACGGGGCGCGGGGTTTTGGATGGTCAGGCCGGGGATGACAATTGGTGGGCCTGGAAGGGGCCGGGCCGGAATCGGCCGGCTCAGGGGCCCAATCAGGTGGCGGCCCGGAACCGGTTGGTGGCGCAGGTGGCTGCCGGGGTACCGGTGGAACAGCGTCGGTACGGTCCGGGGTGTTATTTGCGGCCCAATTTCATTCAGTTCTACCGGTGTCGGAACGTGTGGATTGAGGGGGTGCGGATCCGGCGGTCGCCCATGTGGAACATTCATCCGGTGTTGTGCACGAACGTGCTGGTGCGCGGAGTGGAGGTGATTTCGCACGGGCCGAACAACGACGGTTGCAATCCGGAGAGTTGCTGGGACGTGGTGATTGAGGACTGCGTGTTCGACACGGGCGACGACTGCATTGCGATCAAGTCGGGCCGGAACGAGGACGGCCGGCGGCTGGGCATTCCGTCCGGCAATATTGTGGTGCGGCGTTGTCTGATGCGGGACGGTCATGGCGGCGTGGTGATGGGGAGCGAGATCTCCGGGGGTTGCCGGAATGTGTTTGTGGAGGATTGCCGCATGGACAGCCCGAAGCTGGACCGGGTGTTGCGGTTTAAATCGAACGCGGTCCGCGGCGGGGTGATTGAAAATGTATGGATGCGCAACGTGCGCGTGGGTCGGGTGGCGGATGCGGTGTTGCAGATTGATTTCCTGTACGAGGAAGGCGCAAAGGGACCGTACCGACCCGCGGTGCGGCACGTACGCATGGAGAACGTGGAGGTGGAGCAGGCGGCGCGGGTTTTGGACATCCGGACCTTTGAGGGGGCGGAGATCCGGGACGTGCGGCTGGTGCGCTGTCGTGTGCGCGGGGTGACACGGCCGGACCGTGTGGATGGCGGGGACGTGCAGTTGGTGGATTGCGAAGTGGAGCGCGCGCGGTAG
- a CDS encoding exosortase/archaeosortase family protein, protein MNDAKQLGILEEFRLEFQALWPRVPNKGMLFGLGALWVLLFHFLGNSTFGYVKTASLLEWMVNAYRANDWDEGHGLIVPLIVLGLMWWKRRELWGGPLELWPPALAVVGVALGLHVLGYLIQQPRISIVAFFLGLYGLMGLAWGPRFLRACVFPYVLLVFCIPLGSLAEVVTFPLRMVVTYVSVGVAQVLGFDVLREGSLIYDAQRTYRYDVAPACSGIRSLMSLLALTVIFGMTAFRTAWRRWVMVLAAIPLAVLGNVARITFTILVTEVFGQSYGVSVEQRFGFVTFAVAIGCLLLLEQWLREPEPVRPAGEGKESGA, encoded by the coding sequence ATGAACGACGCCAAACAGCTGGGAATCCTGGAAGAGTTCCGGCTCGAATTCCAGGCGCTCTGGCCGCGGGTGCCGAACAAGGGGATGTTGTTCGGGCTCGGCGCGCTGTGGGTGTTGCTGTTTCATTTTCTGGGGAATTCCACCTTCGGCTATGTCAAGACGGCCTCGTTGCTGGAGTGGATGGTAAACGCCTACAGGGCGAATGATTGGGACGAAGGGCATGGGCTGATCGTGCCGTTGATTGTGCTGGGGCTGATGTGGTGGAAGCGGCGGGAGCTGTGGGGCGGACCGTTGGAATTGTGGCCCCCGGCCCTTGCCGTGGTGGGGGTGGCGTTGGGACTGCACGTGCTCGGCTATTTGATCCAGCAGCCGCGGATCTCGATCGTGGCGTTTTTTCTGGGGTTGTACGGGCTGATGGGGCTGGCCTGGGGACCGAGGTTTCTGCGGGCTTGTGTGTTTCCGTATGTGCTGCTTGTGTTTTGCATTCCGCTGGGGTCTTTGGCGGAGGTGGTGACGTTCCCGTTGCGGATGGTGGTAACCTACGTTTCGGTGGGGGTGGCGCAGGTGCTGGGCTTCGATGTGCTCAGGGAGGGGTCGCTGATCTACGATGCGCAACGGACGTACCGGTATGACGTGGCGCCGGCCTGCAGCGGGATTCGCAGCCTGATGAGTTTGCTGGCGCTGACGGTGATTTTCGGGATGACGGCCTTTCGTACGGCCTGGCGGCGCTGGGTGATGGTGTTGGCGGCGATCCCGCTGGCCGTGTTGGGCAACGTGGCCCGGATCACTTTTACGATTCTGGTGACGGAGGTGTTCGGGCAGTCCTACGGGGTGAGTGTGGAACAACGGTTTGGGTTTGTGACCTTTGCGGTGGCGATTGGCTGCCTGTTGTTGTTGGAGCAGTGGTTGCGGGAGCCGGAACCGGTGCGGCCGGCGGGTGAGGGGAAGGAGTCGGGCGCATGA
- a CDS encoding sugar kinase yields the protein MSNYGLNIPSQGSLDFLALGALVHRLDPGVVPFRKATECRIHVSGGEYNVAANLADCFRLQTGIATALVEYPIGDLIAERVRAMGVRPFYKRFKHDGVRGPNHAIVYSDRGFGVRPPVVFYNRSNEAGALLKPGDFDWKAIFAQGVRWFHSGGIFAALSETTGPLIIEAMQAAKAAGAVTSFDLNFRQKLWDVWGGQDRAVAVNREIVKYVDVLVGNEEDLQKGLGLKGPDVHATSQLDPAVFVGMMDAVVKAYPQIRVVATTLREVLSTNRHRWSAVAWINGKVYQAPTCELDVYDRVGGGDGFAAGLFYGMLTGRAPEECVRLGWAHGALLTTTPGDTTMVTLEQVEAFARGGSARIQR from the coding sequence ATGAGCAACTACGGACTCAACATCCCATCCCAAGGTTCCCTGGACTTCCTGGCACTGGGCGCGCTGGTCCATCGGCTGGACCCCGGCGTGGTGCCATTCCGCAAAGCCACCGAATGCCGCATCCACGTCAGCGGCGGCGAATACAACGTCGCGGCCAACCTGGCCGACTGTTTCCGGCTCCAAACCGGCATCGCCACCGCCCTGGTGGAGTACCCCATCGGCGACCTCATCGCCGAACGCGTGCGGGCCATGGGCGTCAGGCCGTTCTACAAACGCTTCAAACACGACGGTGTCCGCGGCCCCAATCACGCCATCGTCTACAGCGACCGCGGCTTCGGCGTCCGTCCGCCCGTCGTATTCTACAACCGCAGCAACGAGGCGGGCGCCCTGCTCAAACCGGGTGATTTCGACTGGAAAGCCATCTTTGCCCAGGGCGTCCGGTGGTTCCACAGCGGCGGCATCTTCGCCGCACTCTCCGAAACCACCGGCCCGCTCATCATCGAAGCCATGCAGGCCGCCAAGGCCGCAGGCGCCGTCACCTCCTTCGACCTGAATTTCCGCCAGAAACTCTGGGACGTCTGGGGCGGCCAGGACCGCGCCGTGGCCGTCAACCGCGAAATCGTCAAATACGTGGACGTCCTCGTTGGCAATGAAGAGGACCTCCAAAAGGGCCTCGGCCTGAAAGGCCCCGACGTGCACGCCACCTCCCAGCTCGACCCGGCCGTGTTCGTCGGCATGATGGATGCCGTGGTCAAGGCCTACCCCCAAATCCGCGTGGTCGCCACCACCCTCCGCGAGGTCCTCTCCACCAACCGCCATCGGTGGAGCGCCGTGGCATGGATCAACGGCAAGGTCTACCAGGCGCCCACCTGCGAGTTGGATGTATACGACCGCGTCGGCGGTGGCGACGGTTTCGCCGCCGGCCTGTTCTACGGCATGCTCACCGGACGCGCGCCCGAGGAATGCGTGCGCCTGGGTTGGGCCCACGGCGCCCTCCTCACCACCACGCCCGGCGACACCACCATGGTCACCCTCGAACAGGTCGAGGCGTTCGCCCGCGGCGGCTCGGCTCGAATCCAACGTTGA